In the genome of Cellvibrio sp. KY-YJ-3, one region contains:
- the ribA gene encoding GTP cyclohydrolase II — MTVRFVESSKLPTPWGIFVMHGFCDAENDKEHVVLTMGDVSSDEPVLARVHSECLTGDALFSMRCDCGPQLQAAMHKIALAGRGVIFYLRQEGRGIGLLNKIRAYHLQDQGADTVEANEQLGFGADMRDYSILKPMIEHLQIKSIKLLTNNPRKVKALQEMGVNIVERLPHQTGRNPHNAKYLETKQGKLGHLFNAADDE, encoded by the coding sequence GTGACTGTTCGTTTTGTGGAATCATCCAAGTTGCCAACCCCCTGGGGCATTTTTGTGATGCACGGTTTTTGTGATGCCGAAAATGATAAAGAGCATGTGGTGCTCACCATGGGGGATGTCAGCAGCGACGAACCGGTTCTGGCGCGCGTTCATTCCGAATGTTTAACCGGCGATGCACTGTTTAGCATGCGCTGCGACTGCGGCCCGCAATTACAGGCGGCCATGCACAAAATTGCTCTAGCAGGGCGCGGGGTGATTTTTTATCTGCGTCAGGAGGGGCGCGGTATTGGTTTGCTCAATAAAATCCGTGCCTACCATTTGCAGGATCAGGGCGCGGACACAGTTGAAGCCAATGAGCAATTAGGTTTTGGTGCTGACATGCGCGACTACTCTATTCTCAAACCGATGATTGAACACCTGCAGATTAAATCAATCAAATTGCTCACCAATAATCCGCGCAAGGTAAAAGCCCTGCAGGAAATGGGTGTGAATATTGTAGAGCGTTTGCCCCATCAAACCGGGCGCAATCCCCATAACGCTAAATACCTGGAAACCAAACAGGGTAAGCTCGGGCATTTATTTAACGCCGCTGACGACGAATAA
- a CDS encoding phosphatidylglycerophosphatase A yields the protein MAKAALHTPSFKQLLENPNHLFAFGFGSGLAPKAPGTFGTLAAIPFFILLQDLSWPIYLSWLLVTFALGVLWCDRSSKALGVHDHGGIVWDEFVGFWITMFMAPAGWIWIVIGFVLFRFFDIIKPWPISWLDKKVHGGFGIMIDDVLAGIYALLVLQLIAYSVRFL from the coding sequence ATGGCGAAAGCAGCGCTTCATACACCCAGCTTCAAACAATTGCTGGAAAACCCGAATCATTTATTTGCTTTCGGTTTTGGCAGTGGCTTGGCACCCAAGGCCCCCGGCACATTTGGCACTTTGGCAGCGATTCCATTTTTTATATTGCTGCAAGATTTATCCTGGCCGATTTATTTGAGTTGGCTGTTGGTGACTTTTGCATTAGGGGTTCTGTGGTGTGATCGTTCATCCAAAGCGCTCGGCGTACACGATCACGGCGGTATAGTGTGGGATGAATTTGTCGGTTTCTGGATCACCATGTTTATGGCGCCCGCCGGTTGGATCTGGATAGTCATTGGATTTGTACTGTTTCGTTTTTTTGACATTATCAAACCCTGGCCAATTAGTTGGCTGGATAAAAAAGTTCACGGTGGTTTCGGCATTATGATCGATGATGTATTGGCCGGAATTTACGCACTGCTTGTGCTGCAACTCATCGCCTATTCTGTGAGGTTTCTGTGA
- the thiL gene encoding thiamine-phosphate kinase: protein MPSEFQLIQQFFQREQAEQPAEGVLLGIGDDCALLQIPSGKQLAVSVDTLVADVHFPADADPGLIAERALRTNLSDLAAMGADPLWFTLALTLPAANEDWLRRFSRGLFACAREFGIALVGGDTTSGPLSITIQVMGATQPQQTLRRDGANIGDFIVVTNFVGDGAAALAAIQNTHKFNVEHAAYLQQRFYRPTPRLSESTLIRAIASSALDISDGLVADLQHICDASDLGAVIYVEDLPLSPALQSLDDVTQARQWALSGGDDYELCFSIAPENMPELAMLIAQGKLHATVIGEMIAGGKVVCELNGEPYTMVRTGYQHF, encoded by the coding sequence GTGCCCAGTGAATTTCAGTTAATCCAGCAGTTTTTCCAGCGCGAGCAAGCTGAACAGCCTGCCGAAGGGGTATTGCTGGGGATTGGCGATGATTGCGCACTGCTGCAAATTCCCTCGGGAAAACAATTGGCGGTATCAGTGGATACACTGGTCGCTGATGTACATTTCCCGGCGGATGCAGATCCAGGGTTAATCGCCGAGCGCGCCTTAAGAACCAATTTAAGTGACCTCGCCGCCATGGGCGCTGACCCGCTGTGGTTTACCCTCGCACTGACACTACCTGCAGCAAACGAAGACTGGTTGCGTCGTTTTAGTCGTGGCTTATTCGCGTGCGCGCGCGAATTTGGCATTGCCTTGGTTGGTGGCGATACAACCTCTGGCCCGCTGTCGATTACGATTCAAGTGATGGGCGCGACCCAACCGCAACAGACCTTGCGGCGCGATGGTGCCAATATCGGCGATTTTATTGTAGTGACCAACTTTGTGGGTGACGGCGCCGCCGCCTTGGCTGCAATCCAAAACACCCATAAATTTAACGTTGAGCACGCAGCGTATTTGCAGCAGCGTTTTTATCGCCCGACACCGCGCTTATCGGAATCGACATTGATTCGTGCAATCGCCAGCAGCGCCCTGGATATTTCCGATGGCTTGGTGGCTGACTTGCAGCATATTTGTGATGCCAGCGATTTGGGTGCGGTGATTTATGTGGAGGATTTACCACTGTCACCCGCGCTGCAATCCTTGGATGATGTGACACAAGCACGCCAATGGGCGCTTAGCGGTGGTGATGACTACGAGCTGTGTTTTAGTATCGCCCCTGAAAATATGCCTGAACTTGCTATGTTAATCGCGCAGGGCAAATTACACGCGACAGTCATTGGTGAAATGATTGCAGGCGGCAAGGTTGTGTGTGAATTAAATGGCGAGCCCTACACGATGGTTCGCACCGGATACCAACACTTTTAA
- the nusB gene encoding transcription antitermination factor NusB has translation MSTSSGQQKGHTAATRRMARHYAMQALYQWQMAGSSINAIEAEFRTDNDMSKVDVEYFHEILHAVPEHLSELEALFTPFLVDRSLAELDAITRALLRMATYEFKFRIDVPYKVVINEAVALAKKFGAEDSHKFINGVLDKTAAVVRALEVNAERNSR, from the coding sequence ATGAGCACTTCTTCCGGCCAGCAAAAAGGCCACACCGCTGCTACTCGCCGTATGGCGCGCCACTACGCTATGCAGGCGCTTTACCAATGGCAGATGGCAGGTTCCAGCATCAATGCCATTGAAGCGGAATTTCGCACCGACAACGATATGAGCAAAGTGGATGTGGAGTATTTCCACGAAATTTTGCACGCCGTGCCTGAACATCTCAGTGAGCTTGAAGCGCTGTTTACGCCCTTTTTGGTTGACCGTTCACTGGCGGAGCTGGATGCAATTACCCGCGCACTGCTGCGTATGGCAACCTACGAATTTAAATTCCGCATCGATGTGCCCTACAAAGTCGTGATTAATGAGGCAGTAGCCCTGGCTAAAAAATTCGGCGCGGAAGACAGTCACAAATTTATTAATGGTGTGTTGGATAAAACCGCTGCGGTGGTGCGGGCGTTAGAAGTTAACGCTGAGCGCAACAGCCGCTAG
- the ribE gene encoding 6,7-dimethyl-8-ribityllumazine synthase, with translation MSNIKVVEGDFSASAGKYALIVSRWNSFVVESLKDGALDTLRRHGIKDENVTIYYAPGAFEFPLTAQKIAAKNEFDAIIALGAVIRGGTPHFDYVAGECTKGLAQVSLQYGVPVTFGVLTVDSIEQAIERSGTKAGNKGVEAASTALEMVSLFGKI, from the coding sequence ATGAGCAATATCAAAGTTGTTGAAGGTGATTTTTCTGCATCTGCTGGCAAATATGCATTAATCGTTAGCCGTTGGAATAGTTTTGTCGTGGAAAGTTTGAAAGATGGCGCGCTCGATACCCTGCGTCGTCACGGCATCAAAGATGAAAACGTCACTATTTATTACGCTCCGGGCGCATTTGAATTCCCGCTGACGGCACAGAAAATCGCCGCCAAAAATGAGTTCGACGCAATCATCGCCTTGGGTGCGGTAATTCGCGGCGGTACTCCGCACTTTGATTATGTTGCCGGTGAATGCACCAAAGGGTTGGCGCAGGTGTCACTGCAATACGGCGTACCGGTGACCTTTGGTGTGTTGACGGTAGACTCCATCGAGCAGGCCATTGAACGCTCTGGCACTAAAGCAGGTAACAAAGGTGTAGAGGCGGCATCCACTGCGTTGGAAATGGTTTCCCTGTTTGGAAAAATTTAA